Proteins encoded in a region of the Candidatus Moanabacter tarae genome:
- the spuC gene encoding Putrescine--pyruvate aminotransferase: MSIQTSLLAQDRKHLLHPLHHPETHKSPLIISSGDGILLRTVEGQEYIDGLAGLWNVLIGHGNEELARVAQIQMETIAYCSNYTGSANIPAIELSEKLAGFAYPNLSTTYFASGGAEANESAFKTVRYYWKRKGKPKKVKIIARMDAYHGVTLGAMSATGIPAYWHMFEPRLPNFLHIPSPNPFRYQGDLQTNETVGMAAARALEEVILREEPDTVGGLIAEPVQGAGGVIVPPDDYFPRVREVCDRYNILLIADEVITGFGRTGEWFALKHWGIQPDIMTFAKGITSGYLPLSGIQISDDIYEVIVKAPPEQTWMHANTYSGHPACCAVAIKNLEILECQKLVQRAKERGRQMLSRLTTLKEFTCVGDVRGLGLMCAVEFVSDRDTKEPAGIGEKVRNACIDRGLFTRIKGDILMLAPPLIITEEDVDKIVQILRESIDSVAL, translated from the coding sequence ATGTCAATTCAAACCTCTTTATTAGCTCAGGACAGGAAGCACCTCCTCCATCCCCTTCATCATCCAGAAACCCACAAGTCTCCTCTAATCATCAGTTCTGGTGATGGCATATTGCTTCGGACCGTTGAAGGACAGGAATATATTGATGGGCTCGCCGGTCTTTGGAATGTACTTATAGGGCACGGGAATGAGGAGCTTGCACGTGTAGCCCAGATTCAGATGGAAACGATAGCTTACTGTTCCAACTACACGGGCTCGGCCAACATCCCAGCCATTGAACTTTCTGAGAAATTAGCCGGCTTTGCCTATCCAAATCTCAGCACTACCTACTTTGCATCAGGAGGAGCAGAAGCAAATGAAAGCGCCTTCAAAACTGTTCGCTATTACTGGAAGCGAAAAGGTAAACCAAAGAAGGTTAAAATCATAGCCAGAATGGATGCCTACCACGGAGTAACATTGGGAGCAATGAGCGCAACCGGGATACCTGCATATTGGCATATGTTCGAACCTCGTTTGCCTAATTTTCTCCACATCCCGTCGCCTAATCCATTTAGATATCAGGGTGATTTACAAACAAACGAGACAGTTGGGATGGCAGCTGCTCGGGCACTAGAAGAAGTCATATTAAGAGAGGAGCCCGATACTGTGGGTGGGCTTATTGCGGAACCAGTTCAAGGGGCAGGTGGAGTGATAGTACCTCCGGACGATTATTTCCCTCGAGTTCGCGAAGTTTGTGACCGCTATAATATCCTACTAATTGCTGACGAGGTTATCACTGGATTCGGACGCACGGGAGAATGGTTTGCTCTGAAACATTGGGGAATTCAACCGGATATAATGACTTTCGCAAAAGGTATCACAAGCGGATATCTCCCTCTTAGTGGAATCCAAATTTCTGACGACATATATGAGGTCATTGTCAAGGCACCGCCAGAACAGACGTGGATGCACGCTAACACTTACTCCGGTCATCCAGCCTGTTGCGCGGTAGCAATCAAAAATCTGGAAATCCTGGAATGCCAAAAGTTAGTGCAACGTGCGAAAGAAAGAGGCCGACAGATGCTCTCAAGACTAACCACACTTAAAGAGTTCACCTGCGTCGGTGATGTCCGTGGCCTCGGGCTCATGTGCGCAGTAGAATTCGTGTCTGATCGTGACACAAAAGAACCAGCTGGCATAGGTGAGAAAGTAAGAAATGCCTGTATTGATCGCGGACTCTTTACTCGGATAAAAGGTGATATTCTAATGCTGGCTCCTCCTCTAATTATAACAGAAGAAGACGTTGACAAAATAGTTCAAATATTGCGCGAGTCGATTGACTCAGTAGCATTATAA
- the lon2 gene encoding Lon protease 2 produces the protein MFKDFDIPREVPVMTLPDTVFFPHVIMPLLIFEPRYRKMIFDVLGSNCLFAVAGLDKKAAASEPTSEPLYQTASLGLVRACYSNKDGTSKLFLQGLCRIKIDRIVQENPYRLIAITPVQNHYQKNDNHLDPYRQKLLELLEELGRLGNEFSLQLLKSLEVVKNPEVFIDLAADSFQIDPIDKQRILETFDTKARYQFLISKIECIRTKKKNEDFLGEI, from the coding sequence ATGTTCAAAGACTTCGATATTCCCCGAGAAGTTCCAGTAATGACACTGCCTGATACGGTCTTCTTCCCGCATGTAATCATGCCACTCCTAATCTTTGAACCCCGGTATCGGAAAATGATTTTTGATGTTCTGGGCAGTAACTGCCTCTTTGCTGTAGCTGGATTGGATAAAAAGGCGGCCGCATCTGAACCCACATCGGAACCACTCTATCAGACCGCGTCACTCGGACTTGTACGTGCGTGCTATAGCAATAAAGACGGGACCTCGAAGCTCTTTCTTCAAGGACTGTGTCGTATTAAGATTGACCGAATAGTTCAGGAAAATCCATACCGACTTATCGCCATCACTCCGGTACAAAATCACTATCAGAAAAACGATAACCATCTCGATCCATACCGGCAAAAACTGTTGGAATTACTGGAGGAACTAGGGAGGCTGGGTAACGAATTTTCATTGCAGCTATTGAAATCACTCGAAGTGGTAAAAAACCCTGAAGTTTTCATCGATCTTGCAGCCGATTCCTTCCAAATTGACCCTATTGATAAACAGAGGATTCTTGAGACCTTCGATACCAAAGCGAGGTATCAATTTTTGATTTCCAAAATAGAGTGTATCCGGACGAAGAAAAAAAATGAGGATTTCCTCGGGGAAATCTAG
- the ilvG gene encoding Acetolactate synthase large subunit IlvG → MSEPCANVLVESLISKGVRHLFSLSGNQILSLYNACIGREIEIIHTRHEATAVHMADGWGRLSQEPGVALLTAGPGHCNAVSALYVAMMAESPLLLLSGSSPRAQVGKGAFQEMDQVAIVKPVCKAAWSVEDPMQIGVSIDRAFDIATGGRPGPVFLSLPVDLTEATFPGETDIKFEGKMLPGLTELPDLTENQIEQILRTLSTAKNPLILAGPAMGRSHRWKTVKTFSAITGIPALPLESPRGVDDPWLRRAGNCLFHADVVLLVGKKLDFTLKFGQSPFFNNKCHFVQIDADEEELRKRDRVVLKIRADPFTALQQLCAVAGKIELSRNSWFAEVVAKRESRPSEWFDLAENHPIHPLSICRAVQPYLDEGAILVSDGGEFGQWVQAGLETDYRLINGPSGSIGSSIGLGLSAKLHYPDRSVFVFQGDGTFGYHAMDFDTALRYDLPVIVLVGNDARWNAEHQLQIKNYGEDRTIGCDLQHLRYDQIVEAMGGHGEFVQNYDELTPAIRRAFSSGLPSCVNVIIEGVPAPSIK, encoded by the coding sequence ATGTCCGAGCCCTGTGCGAATGTCCTAGTTGAATCCCTCATATCGAAAGGTGTCAGACACCTTTTCTCTCTTTCCGGAAACCAGATTCTCTCCCTTTATAATGCCTGTATTGGACGTGAGATTGAGATCATCCACACACGTCACGAAGCAACTGCAGTACACATGGCCGATGGATGGGGCCGTCTCTCTCAGGAACCCGGTGTAGCCCTTCTCACTGCAGGGCCAGGACATTGTAATGCGGTTTCCGCTCTCTACGTTGCCATGATGGCTGAGTCGCCTTTATTGCTGTTGAGCGGAAGCAGTCCAAGAGCTCAGGTAGGTAAGGGGGCATTCCAGGAGATGGATCAGGTGGCCATTGTTAAGCCGGTTTGTAAGGCGGCATGGTCTGTTGAGGATCCGATGCAGATTGGAGTCTCAATTGATCGGGCCTTTGACATTGCTACGGGAGGACGGCCCGGGCCCGTGTTCCTTAGTTTACCCGTAGATCTTACTGAAGCAACATTTCCAGGAGAAACAGACATCAAGTTTGAAGGTAAAATGCTTCCCGGCTTAACCGAACTTCCCGATTTAACCGAAAACCAAATTGAACAAATCCTGAGAACGCTTAGTACAGCAAAGAATCCCCTTATCTTGGCTGGTCCGGCAATGGGACGATCTCATCGATGGAAAACAGTTAAAACTTTTTCGGCGATCACGGGGATACCCGCTCTTCCATTGGAGAGTCCACGAGGTGTGGACGATCCTTGGCTACGCCGTGCGGGGAACTGTCTTTTTCATGCAGATGTAGTTTTACTAGTTGGCAAAAAATTGGACTTCACCCTTAAGTTCGGGCAATCGCCTTTTTTCAATAATAAATGTCATTTTGTGCAAATTGATGCGGATGAGGAAGAGTTGAGGAAGAGAGATAGGGTTGTGTTGAAGATAAGGGCGGATCCATTTACAGCGTTACAACAACTCTGTGCGGTGGCTGGCAAAATTGAATTATCACGAAATTCCTGGTTTGCAGAAGTGGTTGCAAAGCGCGAATCTAGACCTTCAGAATGGTTTGATTTAGCAGAGAATCATCCTATTCATCCTCTGTCGATCTGTCGAGCGGTTCAACCTTATCTGGATGAAGGAGCGATCTTAGTGAGTGACGGAGGAGAGTTTGGGCAGTGGGTACAAGCTGGACTGGAGACAGATTATCGGCTGATTAATGGTCCTTCAGGTTCCATCGGCAGTTCGATTGGGTTAGGGTTATCGGCCAAGCTTCATTACCCTGACCGTTCGGTTTTTGTCTTTCAAGGCGACGGTACTTTCGGATATCACGCCATGGATTTTGATACCGCGCTGCGTTATGATCTTCCTGTAATCGTTTTGGTTGGGAACGATGCTCGCTGGAATGCCGAACACCAATTGCAGATAAAAAACTATGGAGAAGACCGAACAATTGGCTGCGACCTCCAACATTTACGCTATGACCAGATCGTCGAAGCTATGGGGGGGCACGGAGAGTTTGTTCAGAATTATGACGAACTTACACCTGCGATCCGACGAGCCTTTTCATCGGGATTGCCTTCTTGTGTTAACGTTATCATAGAAGGGGTTCCAGCACCTTCTATCAAGTAG
- a CDS encoding putative aminotransferase yields the protein MASNKDLKYCRIRHGSDKQKEKLGNVRMSEAKSALFHRDPAYEYPVIVRGEGIYLFDDSGKRYIDGGAGATNVTLGHSRRRIVEAMAEQADTLAYVFSTNFANQPAIELAERIASIAPGDLNHVYFVSGGSEGIESSLKMVRVYHQQRGNPNKQKVIARWRSYHGGTIGALSLTGMPWLRRNFDSWLLPFPHIETCYPYRCKYQGCLGECNLSCADELERTILETGPENVAAFISEPVGMAGVGALAPPPDYFPRIREICDKYDVLLIMDEVISGFGRTGKFFAIEHWDVIPDLIVFGKGASGGYSPLGGVLFRSKINEALKETCSSFPHIFTYVNNPVSARAGLEVLDIIEEEHLVEHVSKISGYLFERAELLKSHPIVGEIRGKGLLFCLELVKDRTTKEPFPAAFEVSRRLHKSLMHKGLSCIVVGSAPEWKSGDDIRLAPPFSITRDQVEEIVGILDEGLLELQQELSVL from the coding sequence ATGGCATCAAACAAGGACCTGAAATACTGCCGAATAAGACATGGGTCTGATAAACAAAAAGAGAAGCTAGGTAATGTAAGAATGAGTGAAGCCAAATCCGCCCTCTTTCATCGCGATCCAGCATACGAGTATCCCGTCATTGTCCGAGGTGAAGGAATTTATCTGTTTGATGACTCAGGCAAGCGCTATATTGACGGTGGTGCGGGAGCGACTAATGTTACTCTTGGCCACAGCCGGCGTCGTATTGTCGAAGCGATGGCTGAACAAGCGGATACCCTCGCTTATGTTTTCTCTACCAATTTCGCTAATCAGCCTGCAATCGAGCTGGCGGAGCGTATCGCCTCTATCGCCCCGGGGGACCTGAACCATGTTTATTTTGTCTCAGGTGGTTCCGAAGGAATTGAGAGCTCTCTTAAAATGGTCCGGGTGTATCATCAGCAGCGTGGAAATCCAAACAAACAGAAAGTCATCGCTCGCTGGAGGAGCTATCACGGCGGTACTATTGGTGCATTATCTCTTACCGGTATGCCTTGGTTGCGGCGGAATTTTGATTCGTGGTTGTTGCCTTTCCCCCATATAGAGACCTGCTACCCGTATCGATGCAAATATCAAGGTTGCCTAGGAGAATGTAATCTATCTTGTGCTGACGAACTAGAGAGGACTATTTTAGAGACTGGGCCGGAGAATGTTGCTGCTTTTATCAGCGAACCCGTAGGTATGGCTGGAGTTGGTGCTTTGGCTCCGCCTCCCGATTATTTCCCGCGAATTAGAGAGATTTGTGACAAATACGATGTTCTCTTAATCATGGATGAAGTCATCAGCGGATTTGGAAGAACAGGCAAGTTTTTTGCCATAGAACACTGGGATGTAATTCCGGATTTAATTGTCTTTGGAAAAGGGGCGAGTGGTGGATACTCTCCTCTTGGAGGTGTGCTTTTCCGATCAAAGATAAACGAAGCTTTGAAAGAAACTTGTAGTTCTTTCCCACACATTTTTACGTACGTTAACAATCCTGTTTCCGCTCGGGCCGGGCTTGAAGTGTTAGATATCATTGAGGAAGAGCATTTGGTCGAACACGTCTCTAAGATCAGTGGTTATTTATTTGAGCGAGCAGAATTACTAAAAAGCCATCCGATTGTCGGAGAAATTCGAGGCAAGGGATTGCTTTTCTGTCTTGAGTTAGTCAAAGACCGGACTACGAAGGAGCCGTTTCCTGCAGCTTTTGAAGTATCAAGACGCTTGCATAAATCCCTGATGCATAAAGGGCTTTCCTGTATAGTAGTAGGTTCGGCCCCGGAATGGAAGAGTGGCGATGACATTCGTCTTGCGCCTCCTTTTAGTATTACTCGTGATCAGGTGGAAGAAATCGTTGGCATCCTGGATGAAGGACTATTGGAACTGCAGCAAGAGTTGAGTGTCCTTTAG
- the mdlA gene encoding Mandelate racemase has protein sequence MTSKDFEIKSIESTVLNVPFHPRCAKVKEVRVPFWSLVDVIEVTLSCGVKGIGETLTRYTWAQSDEYQFKRIKGKNLFDFLWDDDLGAGLQMALFDAAGKAMGVPCHRLLGVQYRDACPVSWWTQDRIPVEWAEEAKAAEEHGFTSMKVKARPWFDPEKQLAAVCEVVSPHFKLDMDFNGLLLGVDQAAPLIRNLEEKYSNLAIVETPIPQSDVNGNSLLRRKIQSPIAMHFGNPPVMTAIREGVCDGFVIGGGASCVISQGTLAEHVKMPFWLQMVGTGLTTMFSVHLGAVLSHARWPAIPCINIFSNPLIKGFRVEGGCLRVPEDPGLGIEVDRDAIENFRVESDFKLEIKRQIHTINWPDGKKAYYSNGSYRQDFLDGKILGFLPGISLDLEVDDGSKEFDQRYRDFFS, from the coding sequence ATGACTTCAAAGGATTTCGAAATTAAGAGTATCGAATCGACTGTCTTGAACGTTCCCTTTCATCCGCGTTGTGCAAAAGTCAAAGAGGTTCGTGTGCCTTTTTGGTCATTGGTGGATGTCATCGAGGTGACGTTATCCTGTGGGGTGAAAGGAATCGGGGAAACTCTGACTCGGTATACCTGGGCGCAGTCTGACGAGTATCAGTTTAAACGGATTAAAGGAAAAAATCTTTTTGACTTTTTGTGGGATGATGATCTTGGGGCTGGACTTCAGATGGCCCTGTTTGATGCGGCTGGGAAAGCGATGGGTGTCCCATGCCATAGACTATTGGGAGTGCAGTATCGAGATGCCTGTCCGGTATCGTGGTGGACCCAAGATCGAATTCCAGTAGAGTGGGCGGAAGAGGCCAAGGCCGCTGAAGAACACGGCTTTACGAGCATGAAGGTAAAAGCTCGTCCATGGTTTGATCCAGAGAAACAGTTGGCAGCGGTGTGTGAAGTCGTCTCTCCTCACTTCAAACTGGATATGGATTTCAATGGGTTGCTCTTGGGGGTTGACCAAGCAGCACCGTTGATTCGGAATTTGGAGGAAAAGTATAGCAACCTTGCAATTGTTGAAACACCAATTCCTCAAAGCGACGTTAATGGTAATTCGCTTTTGCGAAGAAAGATTCAAAGTCCGATCGCAATGCATTTCGGTAATCCACCGGTGATGACGGCTATCAGGGAAGGAGTATGCGACGGATTTGTCATTGGTGGAGGGGCTAGCTGCGTTATTAGCCAAGGAACATTAGCGGAACATGTGAAAATGCCTTTCTGGTTGCAGATGGTTGGAACCGGACTGACTACTATGTTCTCGGTACATCTTGGTGCTGTTCTCTCCCACGCCCGTTGGCCGGCTATTCCGTGTATCAATATTTTCTCGAATCCGCTTATTAAGGGATTTAGGGTCGAAGGAGGATGCTTAAGAGTGCCGGAGGATCCGGGTCTTGGGATTGAAGTGGATAGAGATGCTATTGAGAACTTCCGGGTTGAGTCTGATTTCAAGTTGGAAATAAAACGCCAGATACATACTATTAATTGGCCCGATGGGAAGAAGGCTTATTATTCCAATGGCAGTTACCGGCAGGATTTCTTAGACGGGAAGATTCTTGGTTTCCTTCCTGGCATATCCTTAGATCTGGAGGTGGATGATGGATCTAAAGAGTTCGACCAAAGGTACAGGGATTTTTTCTCGTGA
- the camD gene encoding 5-exo-hydroxycamphor dehydrogenase has translation MERVSVATFEGPGRNPEIRSVPRPEVPDKAALIQIEACGVCGTDLHILAGHWPEPLPWPFTLGHELAGIIIEIGSKLKTDFMGYPLDVGSKVMLPPLMSCGLCHYCVHYPENSNRCLNPTYYGRYLPYKKPPHLWGGWAEMVYIDFNMLPATKIYSLPADMPLMLGSLSEPLTSCIRALNRAISVGGFRAGDTVVIQGSGPIGLLSLVAAQEMGAGSVVVVGAPEKPRLELCRAFGANATISIEDHKIPGDRISTIRNIIGGYGADLVLDCSGHPSAGPEGIEMLRDGGTYVEMGQFTDAGSIETNWHRICSKDINLLGSWAFTANDIPLAINMLNRARDRYPWHRIQTKFPFNEVGLTNAIECAKSMKCVKATIVPNQ, from the coding sequence ATGGAAAGGGTATCGGTAGCAACTTTCGAGGGGCCCGGAAGGAATCCTGAGATCAGATCCGTTCCTAGGCCGGAAGTTCCTGACAAGGCTGCCCTGATTCAAATAGAAGCCTGTGGAGTTTGCGGCACTGATTTGCACATACTTGCCGGACACTGGCCCGAACCGTTACCATGGCCTTTCACCCTTGGGCATGAACTAGCTGGAATAATTATTGAGATTGGATCAAAACTAAAAACGGATTTTATGGGCTACCCGCTTGACGTTGGCAGCAAAGTTATGCTGCCGCCATTGATGTCCTGCGGTTTGTGCCACTACTGTGTACACTATCCAGAGAATTCCAACCGCTGCCTAAATCCGACCTATTACGGTCGCTACTTACCCTATAAAAAGCCTCCTCACCTTTGGGGAGGCTGGGCAGAAATGGTCTATATCGATTTCAATATGCTTCCGGCCACTAAAATATACTCTCTTCCCGCTGATATGCCGCTAATGCTCGGATCACTCTCTGAACCCCTGACATCCTGCATTCGTGCCCTCAACCGGGCAATCTCGGTTGGTGGATTTAGAGCTGGTGATACCGTAGTAATTCAGGGATCAGGCCCCATAGGCTTACTGAGTCTGGTTGCCGCACAAGAGATGGGAGCAGGCAGTGTGGTGGTAGTGGGCGCCCCAGAGAAACCGCGACTTGAATTGTGCAGAGCCTTTGGCGCTAACGCTACAATTTCGATAGAAGATCATAAGATTCCCGGGGATCGTATCAGTACAATTCGCAACATTATCGGAGGTTACGGAGCAGATTTAGTCCTAGACTGTTCTGGCCATCCTTCTGCGGGCCCTGAAGGCATAGAAATGCTGCGGGACGGAGGCACATACGTTGAAATGGGCCAATTTACTGATGCAGGTTCAATAGAAACCAACTGGCACCGAATTTGTAGTAAAGATATCAACCTTTTAGGCAGTTGGGCATTTACCGCAAACGACATTCCACTGGCCATCAATATGCTTAATCGCGCTCGAGATCGCTACCCTTGGCATCGAATACAAACAAAGTTTCCATTCAACGAAGTTGGCCTTACAAACGCAATAGAATGTGCCAAGTCAATGAAATGTGTTAAAGCGACTATAGTCCCAAACCAGTGA
- the cysH gene encoding Phosphoadenosine phosphosulfate reductase: MKSFKTKSSKLDCVKSIETLDRVKLIHETYGSEAIHLSSMQKTSGVIMHMISRLKASIRIVFIDTQFHFPETLEIRDLFIERFGLNIDSVKPELSPEEQLEKYGIELSQYIDGQPLCCSLRKEQPLMKAKETFKFQAMINGVMREEGRSRGKINFVSLDPRLDCKVFHPLFDWSFNEVDAYISEHKVPINKLYAKGYESIGCSSCTTAVFDGEDVRAGRWRHLRSENGEKPNYCGLNFLDHNPTTKV; encoded by the coding sequence ATGAAAAGTTTTAAAACCAAAAGTAGTAAATTAGACTGTGTTAAGTCGATTGAAACATTAGATAGGGTGAAGCTAATTCATGAAACCTATGGTTCGGAGGCTATTCATCTTTCCAGCATGCAGAAAACATCCGGTGTAATCATGCATATGATTTCCCGACTTAAGGCTTCAATACGAATTGTTTTTATCGACACACAATTTCACTTCCCAGAAACGTTGGAAATAAGAGATTTATTCATCGAGCGGTTTGGTCTGAATATCGATTCAGTAAAACCAGAATTAAGTCCAGAAGAGCAATTGGAAAAATATGGTATTGAACTAAGCCAATATATCGATGGGCAGCCGCTTTGCTGTTCTCTGCGCAAAGAACAGCCTCTCATGAAGGCCAAGGAGACATTCAAGTTTCAGGCAATGATAAATGGAGTAATGCGGGAGGAAGGCAGAAGTCGCGGGAAAATTAATTTTGTTAGCTTAGATCCAAGGCTCGATTGCAAAGTGTTTCATCCGCTCTTCGACTGGAGTTTCAATGAGGTTGATGCCTACATTAGTGAGCATAAAGTTCCGATCAACAAACTTTATGCTAAGGGGTATGAGAGCATAGGCTGTTCTTCTTGCACAACAGCAGTATTTGATGGTGAGGATGTTCGTGCTGGTCGTTGGCGCCACTTGCGTTCAGAGAATGGAGAAAAGCCCAATTACTGTGGCTTGAATTTTTTGGACCACAATCCTACAACGAAGGTTTAG
- the soxA_1 gene encoding Monomeric sarcosine oxidase, whose product MANHYDVIVLGVGGMGSSTLYHLAKRGIRACGIDRFEIAHDRGSSHGDTRIIRKAYMELPSYIPLLNRAYELWEQLEKETGSKLLLQTGLLLAGSPESEITQGLEDCYQKHELPHTAMKASEVDQLYPQLHLPEDWVATFDPFGGILRVEECVRQYASMARRYGANLYTGEAVLSWKSEGNKVLVETERRNLTADRLILTAGSWSVRTLLDIGIEIKILRKVSLWYLGSGVENYRREVFPCFCIGIGSGSKFIYGFPVTDNWGLKVAEHNLTRNEIDNPLKVNRCLGEEDEKPVLEFLGHFFPQLSPKRSKFTTCLYTMSPDENFIIDFHPEHENVVIAAGFSGHGFKFASVIGEVLVDLAVNGETKHPIEFLKIDRF is encoded by the coding sequence ATGGCTAACCATTATGACGTGATTGTCCTTGGTGTTGGAGGGATGGGGAGTTCGACACTTTATCATTTGGCTAAACGCGGAATTCGGGCCTGTGGGATTGATCGTTTTGAAATTGCCCATGATCGTGGCTCATCGCACGGGGACACCCGGATTATTCGGAAAGCTTATATGGAGCTTCCTAGTTATATTCCTTTGCTCAATCGGGCTTATGAGTTATGGGAGCAACTTGAAAAAGAGACAGGATCTAAGCTCCTTTTACAGACTGGCTTGTTGTTGGCTGGTTCCCCTGAATCAGAGATAACCCAGGGACTTGAAGACTGCTATCAAAAACATGAGTTACCCCATACGGCAATGAAGGCATCGGAGGTTGATCAACTCTATCCTCAGTTGCATCTACCGGAGGATTGGGTTGCAACTTTCGATCCCTTTGGGGGCATACTTAGGGTTGAAGAGTGTGTTAGGCAATATGCTTCGATGGCTCGAAGATATGGCGCAAATCTTTATACTGGCGAAGCCGTACTTTCTTGGAAATCAGAAGGCAATAAAGTATTGGTGGAAACGGAAAGAAGAAATTTGACAGCGGACCGATTGATTTTAACAGCAGGTTCTTGGTCAGTACGGACTCTACTAGATATCGGGATTGAGATTAAGATCTTACGCAAAGTTTCACTCTGGTATCTTGGGTCCGGGGTTGAGAATTACAGGCGAGAAGTCTTTCCCTGTTTCTGCATTGGTATCGGAAGCGGGTCCAAGTTTATCTACGGATTTCCGGTAACTGACAACTGGGGACTAAAGGTAGCGGAGCATAATCTAACCCGTAACGAGATAGATAACCCTTTGAAAGTAAACCGGTGTTTGGGGGAAGAGGACGAAAAGCCGGTGCTTGAGTTTTTAGGTCACTTTTTCCCTCAATTAAGCCCAAAGAGAAGTAAGTTTACTACTTGTTTATACACTATGTCTCCTGATGAGAATTTTATCATTGATTTCCATCCGGAGCACGAAAATGTTGTAATAGCAGCCGGCTTTTCAGGCCACGGATTTAAATTTGCTTCAGTTATTGGAGAGGTTCTGGTTGATCTTGCCGTGAATGGAGAGACGAAGCATCCCATTGAATTCTTAAAAATTGATAGGTTCTAG
- the aam_2 gene encoding Acylamidase yields MFDATFPGYTPAYELRRMIGDKELSPVELVEATLRRIDADNSKLGSYITVIGDEAIEAARVAETAVMRGDKLGPLHGIPVPIKDLEGVAGVRLTHGSVPADEISDTDALCVERIRSAGGIIIGKTNTPEFGHAGTTENTVFGPSRNPWNLKHTPGGSSGGAAVSVAAGMTSIAQGSDGGGSIRIPCAFSGIYGIKATQGRVPRRITSEHSWHPVNNSSVGPMTGTVLDSAVLLNVLSGPSPDAEYTTINEEPPDFTTALGSGVRNIKMGLSLTLGGAVVDSEVANSVLKAAEVFSELGAEVEEVDFRPKDNEDVMSGFLDYFCVRGYAAYGNLLKNPDKAAQLTDYFRENLENGRACSTTRYISALNLIGRCRNYTQNFFDRYNVLLTPVTAVPAFPINEPPSKIGGCVVTNRRWGFIPFTPLFNLTGNPAASIPCGFSAGGLPIGLHIIGPMCDEKTVIAVSAAFEKARPWTEHRPNLSVI; encoded by the coding sequence ATGTTTGATGCAACTTTCCCTGGTTATACACCCGCTTACGAACTCCGACGAATGATCGGTGATAAAGAACTCTCACCGGTAGAATTAGTAGAGGCGACGTTGCGTAGAATTGATGCAGATAACAGTAAACTGGGCAGTTATATTACGGTTATTGGGGATGAGGCAATTGAGGCAGCTCGAGTGGCGGAAACAGCGGTAATGCGGGGTGATAAGCTAGGCCCCCTTCATGGGATTCCCGTTCCGATCAAGGATTTAGAAGGAGTAGCGGGGGTACGCTTAACACACGGATCGGTTCCTGCTGATGAGATATCCGATACCGACGCTCTTTGTGTGGAAAGAATTCGTAGTGCTGGTGGCATTATTATCGGCAAGACGAACACACCAGAGTTTGGCCATGCTGGTACAACTGAGAATACCGTATTTGGTCCTTCACGGAATCCATGGAATTTAAAACATACACCTGGAGGTTCTAGTGGCGGTGCGGCAGTTTCTGTGGCGGCCGGGATGACATCGATAGCCCAAGGAAGCGATGGTGGGGGTTCGATTCGTATTCCGTGTGCATTCAGTGGTATTTACGGTATAAAGGCTACCCAGGGGAGGGTGCCACGTCGCATAACGAGCGAGCATTCTTGGCATCCGGTTAATAATTCTTCGGTTGGCCCGATGACAGGGACAGTTCTCGATTCGGCCGTTTTACTTAATGTATTGTCCGGTCCTTCCCCGGATGCAGAATATACAACGATAAATGAGGAACCGCCTGATTTTACGACGGCACTGGGGAGTGGGGTTCGTAATATAAAGATGGGTCTTAGCCTGACTTTAGGCGGCGCTGTGGTTGATTCCGAAGTTGCGAATTCGGTTCTTAAAGCGGCAGAAGTTTTCTCTGAGCTCGGAGCAGAAGTCGAAGAGGTGGATTTTCGACCCAAAGATAACGAGGATGTCATGTCTGGATTTCTCGATTATTTTTGTGTTCGGGGGTATGCCGCATACGGAAACCTTCTTAAGAACCCAGATAAAGCAGCACAGTTGACAGATTACTTCCGGGAGAACTTGGAGAATGGACGTGCATGCTCCACCACTCGATATATCAGCGCCCTTAATTTAATCGGTAGGTGTCGGAATTACACTCAGAATTTCTTCGACCGTTACAATGTGCTTCTTACTCCAGTTACAGCGGTGCCCGCATTTCCTATTAACGAACCACCTTCTAAGATTGGAGGTTGTGTGGTTACGAATCGACGGTGGGGTTTTATTCCTTTCACACCCCTATTTAACCTGACCGGGAACCCTGCCGCAAGTATCCCTTGTGGATTCTCTGCCGGTGGTTTGCCTATCGGTCTTCACATTATCGGTCCAATGTGTGACGAGAAAACTGTGATTGCCGTCTCTGCGGCTTTCGAGAAAGCTCGACCTTGGACGGAACACAGGCCAAACCTCTCGGTTATATAA